The Candidatus Desulfatibia profunda genome includes the window ATAATTGGAATCTGCAAGCCAGCATATGACCTCGAATGTTCTGTTTTGGAGCGCTTCAGAAAATAGCGGTTTTGCGCGAAGCATTCCAATTTTTTCTAATAACTCATTATAAGTAAAATCTTCCGGCATCTGGTTAAGAATATGGGCGGTTATCTCATTGATGGCCCCCATCTCGTTCAGCTTGCGCTGGAAAGGATTGCGTTTGTAAACCGGGTCTAATTGGAGATCCGGCGTTTCCACAAAATCACTGATCGGGTCGAAGAGAAATCTATTGTGCCGGTCAAGGACGCCGCTGCGAAATACAATTGACGAAACATGGCCTTCACCGGTTGCCCGCAGGCTCATGATAAAGCGCAAGCTGCCTTTTTTCAGATGGCTCTGATCAGGATGGGGAACGATGGAAGGATTGAAAAGGGCGGCTGATTCAATGGCGTACTCCTTTGTAAAGTAAGCTCCGATGAGGGCCCTTTGAACATCGCTGAGCATTGTATCCCGTGGAAGATAATCCTTCACCTCATTTAGATGCCGCTCAAAAATGTGCCCGATGTCTTCGTGTCGTCCGGAAAAGTCAACCATTATTTGTGCAATTAAATTTTCAGCCGCTGTTTCAGACAAGCTCATTATCCGCTGAATTATTTTAGGGATGCGATACCTCTCATCGGGAAGATGAAGCCGGGTAATCACCCGTGAAGTATCCCCTACGATCTTATTTGCTTTTCTTTTAACTTTCAGCTTTTGACGCTTTTCAGGGTGCATATCATTATGTCCTTAGTGTCGATTGATATTGAATACACTGTATCGTAATAGATCTTCAATTCCAGCCTATCCTCGAAGTTGATTTTCCGGTCTGCGACCATCCGGCAATGATCATCTACATCGGAGGCCGGGAAACCGAGAGGCAGAGCGC containing:
- a CDS encoding glycoside hydrolase family 130 protein; the protein is MHPEKRQKLKVKRKANKIVGDTSRVITRLHLPDERYRIPKIIQRIMSLSETAAENLIAQIMVDFSGRHEDIGHIFERHLNEVKDYLPRDTMLSDVQRALIGAYFTKEYAIESAALFNPSIVPHPDQSHLKKGSLRFIMSLRATGEGHVSSIVFRSGVLDRHNRFLFDPISDFVETPDLQLDPVYKRNPFQRKLNEMGAINEITAHILNQMPEDFTYNELLEKIGMLRAKPLFSEALQNRTFEVICWLADSNYEVSFHPDHRISERVIFPVSKNESRGIEDARFVQFFDDNGEVVYYATYTAYNGITILPQLIETKDFITFNVLTLNGKAVQNKGMALFPRKIGGRYAMLSRQDGENNHIMFSDNIHFWQESQIIQEPEYPWEFIQIGNCGSPLETDEGWIVLTHGVGPMRQYCIGAMLLDLEKPSKIIARLDEPLLVPHEKEREGYVPNVVYSCGAIIHNNALVIPYAMSDINSGIAAVVVNELLNCMRAVA